Proteins from one Flavobacterium sp. N2038 genomic window:
- a CDS encoding DUF6625 family protein — MKKISLINVFIGEIPWFFAFFLKSCEANPTIDFFIFTDLAIDYPVAHNVKIIPFSLDDFNQLATKKLGFDIDVKKGYKLCDFRPAFGILFSDYLTDYDFWGITDIDVIYGRIREFITDEVLEEYDVICVRHAFITACCMFYKNNAYVNNLFAKSKDYKMIFTSPKNYAFDETNFENANSFREIHDIFKKNCEIESIQHVIVKEGDLGNLKAHFDLLLIDGTPGKLKWDNGIFSYDGKFEFMLYHLLYYKCNIFANNSLKWSQIPDVFYIDKFDYRKSNSVCTRFKVFYNNNLKPFLWNLGKKADCLLSYILFRKKVKMMETGDYYYHLDKQKLVIGRHDNGVNFMIIKGSSVITIYEMTFNKNYFFNIYHGLMIKIDRNQSAPYNKFDIVCSTGHSKAYVKLEKTV; from the coding sequence ATGAAAAAAATAAGCTTAATTAATGTTTTTATTGGAGAAATCCCCTGGTTTTTTGCATTCTTCTTAAAGTCATGTGAGGCTAATCCAACTATAGATTTTTTTATTTTTACGGATCTTGCTATCGATTACCCAGTGGCTCATAATGTTAAAATTATTCCTTTTTCATTGGACGATTTTAATCAATTGGCAACAAAAAAACTTGGATTTGATATCGATGTAAAAAAGGGCTATAAACTTTGTGATTTTAGACCTGCTTTCGGGATTTTGTTTTCTGATTATCTAACGGATTATGATTTTTGGGGTATTACGGATATCGATGTAATTTACGGGAGAATACGTGAATTTATTACCGATGAAGTTTTAGAGGAATATGATGTTATTTGTGTGCGACATGCTTTTATTACTGCTTGCTGCATGTTCTACAAAAACAATGCATATGTAAATAATTTATTTGCAAAAAGTAAAGATTATAAAATGATTTTTACGTCACCTAAAAATTATGCCTTTGATGAAACCAATTTTGAAAATGCGAATAGTTTTCGTGAGATACATGATATTTTTAAAAAGAATTGTGAGATAGAAAGCATTCAGCATGTAATTGTAAAAGAAGGAGATCTGGGAAATCTGAAAGCCCATTTCGATTTATTACTAATAGACGGAACTCCTGGAAAATTGAAATGGGATAACGGTATCTTTTCCTACGATGGTAAGTTTGAATTTATGCTGTATCATTTATTATATTACAAATGCAATATTTTTGCTAATAACTCCTTAAAATGGAGTCAGATACCGGATGTTTTCTACATCGATAAATTTGACTACAGAAAAAGCAATTCAGTTTGTACTCGTTTTAAAGTTTTTTATAATAACAATTTGAAACCATTTCTCTGGAATTTAGGAAAAAAAGCGGATTGTCTTTTATCCTATATCTTATTTAGGAAAAAAGTTAAAATGATGGAAACGGGAGATTATTATTATCATTTAGATAAACAAAAATTAGTCATTGGAAGGCATGATAACGGAGTGAATTTCATGATCATAAAAGGCTCTTCAGTTATTACTATATATGAAATGACTTTTAATAAAAATTACTTTTTTAATATATACCATGGGCTGATGATAAAAATTGATAGAAATCAATCTGCCCCATATAATAAATTTGATATCGTGTGCAGTACAGGTCACAGTAAGGCTTATGTTAAACTTGAGAAAACTGTTTAA